In the genome of Tetrapisispora phaffii CBS 4417 chromosome 14, complete genome, one region contains:
- the MEK1 gene encoding serine/threonine protein kinase MEK1 (similar to Saccharomyces cerevisiae MEK1 (YOR351C); ancestral locus Anc_7.41), with protein MSKILLGYLELVVGQSNSLHGYPKRINIYKHSIVKIGRNEAECDFVIEDASVSSIHCIIWSVLFDEHSVPMFYLKDYSLNGTMINDRKQLKKKFAYILCDGDQILVNDTIIVFRQVFQNSPMKSLESLGFQKNIKNWEIANKIIGMGTFGHVMVAYKTDYDRNSLSSEKIRQKENYAVKIIKLKPNKLDKEAKILLTLDHPNIIKVHFTYYDSRDNYYIFQDLIAGGDLFSYLAKTDCLSSISEMESLIIVYQLLKALSYLHSKGVAHRDLKLDNILISSPETVYPKIVLADFGIAKRFATTANSNTNRMFTIVGTPEYCAPEVGFKSSSHGQPIPVVATPAMLSTQQFCKGYDMKCDMWSLGVIAHIMLTGISPFYGDGNEMNIVKLSRIGKLNFELKQWGGISVEAQSFVASLLHVDTKERMDSKQCFDHPWILKHMAKLEKIYKKKY; from the coding sequence ATGTCTAAGATACTATTAGGTTACTTGGAGTTGGTCGTTGGACAATCAAATAGTTTACATGGTTATCCCAAgagaataaatatttataaacaTTCCATTGTCAAAATAGGAAGAAATGAAGCTGAATGTGATTTTGTAATCGAAGATGCTTCGGTGTCTTCGATCCACTGTATAATTTGGTCGGTTTTGTTCGATGAACATAGCGTTCCAATGTTTTATCTCAAGGATTACTCATTGAATGGGACGATGATTAACGATCGAAAGcaactgaaaaaaaagtTTGCTTACATTTTATGTGATGGTGATCAGATTTTGGTTAATGATACTATCATAGTATTTCGACAAGTTTTCCAAAATTCTCCAATGAAAAGTTTAGAGTCTCTTGggtttcaaaaaaatattaaaaactGGGAAAttgcaaataaaattattggaatGGGAACGTTTGGTCATGTCATGGTTGCTTACAAGACAGACTACGATAGAAATAGTTTATCGTCGGAGAAAATTAGACAGAAAGAGAATTATGCAGTtaagataataaaattgaaaccaaataaattagaCAAAGAAGCCAAGATACTTTTGACCCTTGATCACccaaatatcattaaagtTCATTTCACGTATTATGATTCTAGAGacaattattatatctttCAGGATTTAATAGCAGGTGgtgatttattttcttaTCTTGCCAAAACGGATTGTCTGTCATCTATATCTGAAATGGAATCGTTAATAATTGTCTACCAGTTATTGAAAGCATTAAGTTATTTACATAGTAAAGGTGTGGCTCATAGAGATTTAAAActtgataatatattgatatcaTCGCCGGAGACGGTTTATCCCAAGATTGTGCTTGCTGATTTCGGGATAGCAAAAAGGTTTGCTACAACTGCAAACTCCAATACTAATAGGATGTTTACAATAGTAGGCACGCCAGAATATTGTGCACCCGAAGTGGGGTTTAAAAGTAGTAGTCATGGACAACCGATACCTGTTGTTGCAACACCTGCGATGTTATCGACACAGCAATTTTGTAAGGGATATGATATGAAGTGTGACATGTGGTCACTAGGTGTCATTGCACATATTATGTTAACGGGCATCTCTCCATTTTATGGCGACGGAAACGAAATGAATATAGTCAAATTATCGAGAATCGGGAAATTAAACTTCGAGTTAAAACAGTGGGGAGGTATATCAGTAGAGGCACAGAGTTTTGTTGCTAGTCTCTTACATGTTGAtacaaaagaaagaatGGACAGTAAGCAATGCTTTGACCACCCTTGGATTTTGAAACATATGGCTAAgttagaaaaaatatacaaaaaaaaatactaG
- the CYC3 gene encoding holocytochrome c synthase CYC3 (similar to Saccharomyces cerevisiae CYC3 (YAL039C); ancestral locus Anc_7.38) — protein sequence MGYFWATTIETESRSSSKSEASACPVNHVTKKVNDESACTVMHTSPKNDMPACPVMHDSKNDTATGMNPLNHIPKALPVGKQEGQKLDLPQERTVSSIPKGSDSTEFWEYPSPQQMYNAMIRKGKIDPNTGEEIPEDAVESMVFVHNFLNEGCWQEVLKWEKPYTDQTNVEPKLLRFQGKPNEMSPRAKFYNTLGKLFPNYFSSDPPFDRHDWVVLRADPTSTDKEHPGLREVRYVIDFYGGPDDDDGLPTFNLDIRPALDNFTNSKDRLVHYTKDIMDRYFASKR from the coding sequence ATGGGATACTTTTGGGCAACTACAATTGAAACTGAAAGTAGGTCTAGTTCTAAGTCAGAGGCATCTGCTTGTCCAGTTAATCATGTTACTAAGAAGGTTAATGATGAGTCGGCATGCACTGTTATGCATACTTCTCCTAAAAACGATATGCCTGCCTGTCCAGTAATGCACGATAGTAAAAACGATACTGCAACCGGGATGAATCCATTAAATCATATACCAAAGGCTCTTCCAGTTGGTAAACAAGAAGGTCAGAAGTTGGATTTGCCACAGGAAAGAACAGTGTCTTCGATTCCTAAAGGTTCTGATTCCACTGAATTTTGGGAATATCCTTCTCCACAACAGATGTATAATGCAATGATAAGAAAGGGAAAGATCGATCCAAATACCGGGGAGGAAATTCCAGAAGATGCTGTCGAATCGATGGTATTTGTTCATAATTTTCTGAATGAGGGTTGTTGGCAAGAGGTTTTAAAATGGGAGAAACCTTACACAGATCAGACCAATGTCGAACCCAAACTATTGAGGTTCCAAGGGAAACCAAATGAAATGAGTCCAAGAGccaaattttataatacaCTAGGGAAGCTGTTTCCAAACTATTTCTCTTCGGACCCTCCTTTTGACAGACACGATTGGGTGGTTTTGAGAGCAGATCCAACTTCCACAGATAAGGAGCATCCAGGTCTGAGAGAAGTTCGTTATGTGATTGATTTTTATGGAGGTCCTGATGATGACGACGGTCTTCCTACTTTCAATCTTGATATTAGACCAGCTCTAGataattttacaaattcaaaagatcGTCTAGTACATTACACCAAAGATATAATGGACAGATATTTCGCAAGTAAAAGATAG
- the SOG2 gene encoding Sog2p (similar to Saccharomyces cerevisiae SOG2 (YOR353C); ancestral locus Anc_7.39): MQGASSVNEPASSSFMESVESTRAKDQMNLTLLIKNELSKQDSTNSTLKLIDLNITSISVTDVELLNSVNVERLSLRKNRLISLPSKFCNSKSLRYLDLNGNMFRDIPSILMQCPQLEILDLSSNNIETLPHDISKLWSKNLKVLSLKNNNLTSIFDFAPIVKLENLSILEIEGNLIPKDELELVKKYTPMSSDLSKEEYWAIALRRYLKDNFIENHTSHYQYNESNPSHGNVNKITRAAKRMGFINTLSPSNSTLVDNSDTLTPAASSNTSINNSDNDPLFASTPTTTKFSASSTTSTSNGNQLAETHINKESDNQSHNELYNHTKYNDYFKRLSVLQEEVPVNNEVSVGHDEIVMMGRKLLFSFSECQQNVRKITSFCKEKSVAVEVVSLLYSVRSEIDNLVEILEKSEEYDPASDRALLKLCLKINDIFKLIFGLLLKNFDIFFKSDDLCFIRMFYMTMITSYSEIYNAWCFISPEKLNTPKNIPHLHNFPHGNLNSISTTSISDQNGKGLSRTRSNTIQVRLPALKNSISTPTMHTQPTSASTTGSPAVQLNASNSAYLSSSGVLNSNRTPGTLSSSMSQISMPEKLPEYISKQSSPHIKLVTDDEKVPEGNVIEFETTSTDISNQLASTAYTPLVSSKPKPGPASLNISTTAVGNPTTNMPPIPPTPTAASLIDTDIDAQLHKTLLTVVRMVSVVYDQLTAAISQTALAGSQGSQDITESLTNKIHDLATTCRQSMELSKVLNARLNALSSTDNLISQKYSNNNEKYITWENINAFLKSIISILASTKVVMAEMPILNEIRPNLASLAKITKDVTVILDLSTYKSVSLMNVPSSSQPQTQIQTQPN; encoded by the coding sequence ATGCAGGGAGCTTCTAGTGTCAACGAACCAGCCTCGAGCAGTTTTATGGAGAGCGTTGAATCCACTCGTGCTAAAGATCAAATGAATTTGACGTTGTTGATTAAGAATGAGTTGAGTAAACAGGATTCCACAAATTCGACGTTGAAACTGATCGATTTGAATATAACGTCTATTTCAGTTACAGATGTCGAGTTATTAAATAGTGTGAACGTAGAGAGGCTATCTTTGAGGAAGAACAGACTGATTTCCTTGCCTTCAAAGTTCTGCAATTCGAAAAGCTTACGATACTTAGATTTGAATGGCAATATGTTTAGAGATATACCTAGTATTTTGATGCAGTGCCCACAATTAGAGATTTTGGATCTCTCTTCTAACAATATAGAAACGCTCCCACATGATATTTCCAAATTATGGTCAAAAAACTTGAAAGTACTTTCTctaaagaataataatttgacgtcaatatttgattttgcACCAATTGTAAAGTTAGAGAATTTGAGTATCCTTGAAATTGAGGGCAATCTGATTCCGAAAGATGAGTTAGAGCTTgtgaaaaaatatacacCAATGTCATCAGATTTATCGAAAGAGGAATATTGGGCAATCGCTCTACGaagatatttaaaagataaCTTTATTGAAAACCATACCAGTCATTACCAATATAACGAATCAAACCCTTCACATGGTAATGTGAACAAAATTACAAGAGCTGCAAAGAGAATGGGCTTTATTAACACCCTATCGCCTAGTAATTCTACACTAGTAGATAATTCAGATACACTTACTCCAGCTGCATCTTCGAATACATCTATAAATAATTCGGATAATGATCCATTATTTGCATCTACTCCAACAACAACTAAATTTTCGGCATCTTCAACAACTAGTACTTCGAATGGTAACCAGCTGGCAGAAACtcatataaataaagaatcTGATAATCAATCTCATAACGAATTATACAATCATACGAAATATAATGACTATTTTAAAAGACTTTCAGTTCTTCAAGAAGAAGTTCCTGTTAATAATGAGGTGTCTGTAGGACATGATGAAATAGTGATGATGGGtagaaaattattattcagTTTCTCTGAATGTCAACAAAATGTAAGAAAGATTACCTCATTTTGTAAAGAAAAGTCTGTTGCAGTCGAAGTTGTTTCACTTCTATATTCTGTAAGGTCAGAGATTGATAATCTGGTAgaaatattagaaaaatcAGAAGAGTATGATCCAGCCAGCGATAGGGCTTTATTAAAACTATGTTTGAAAATCAATGACATCTTCAAACTAATATTCGGattacttttaaaaaacttcgacattttttttaagtCTGATGATTTATGTTTTATTAGAATGTTCTACATGACAATGATTACATCTTATAGTGAAATTTACAATGCATGGTGTTTTATTTCGCCAGAGAAATTAAACACACCTAAGAATATACCACATCTGCATAACTTCCCCCATGGAAATCTGAATAGTATATCTACAACGAGCATTTCTGATCAGAATGGCAAAGGTTTATCCAGGACAAGAAGCAACACTATACAAGTAAGACTGCCAGCgctgaaaaattcaatttcaacTCCCACTATGCACACTCAACCTACTTCCGCTTCTACTACTGGGTCGCCTGCAGTTCAATTAAATGCTTCTAATTCAGCATATCTATCATCATCAGGTGTACTGAATAGTAATAGAACACCGGGTACACTATCGTCTTCAATGTCTCAGATATCTATGCCAGAGAAACTACCTGAATACATCAGTAAACAGTCATCGCCACACATAAAATTAGTTACTGATGATGAGAAAGTACCCGAAGGGAACGTGATAGAATTTGAAACAACATCAACCGATATATCTAATCAGCTCGCATCTACAGCATATACACCTTTAGTGTCATCCAAACCTAAACCTGGCCCTGCGTCACTGAACATTTCTACAACTGCTGTAGGTAACCCAACTACAAATATGCCTCCCATTCCACCAACACCAACAGCTGCTAGTCTTATCGATACAGATATTGATGCGCAATTACataaaacattattaaCAGTCGTTCGTATGGTATCAGTAGTTTACGATCAATTGACTGCTGCTATATCACAAACTGCACTCGCTGGTTCGCAAGGATCTCAAGATATTACAGAATCACTGACTAATAAAATCCACGATTTAGCTACAACATGCCGTCAATCCATGGAATTATCTAAAGTTTTAAACGCAAGACTAAATGCTTTAAGTTCTacagataatttaatatccCAGAAATATTCCAATAATAATGagaaatatattacatGGGAAAACATTAatgcatttttaaaatctattatttctattttaGCCAGCACTAAAGTGGTGATGGCTGAAATGCCAATATTGAACGAAATCCGTCCAAATTTAGCATCATTAGctaaaattacaaaagatGTTACTGTAATTCTGGATTTAAGTACTTACAAATCAGTATCTTTAATGAATGTTCCTTCATCGTCACAACCACAGACACAAATACAGACACAACCTAATTAA
- the RBG1 gene encoding GTP-binding protein RBG1 (similar to Saccharomyces cerevisiae RBG1 (YAL036C); ancestral locus Anc_7.49) gives MSTTVEKIKAIEDEMAKTQKNKATSFHLGQLKAKLAKLRRELLTAASATGGGGAGVGFDVARTGVASVGFVGFPSVGKSTLLSKLTGTESEVAAYEFTTLVTVPGVIRYKGAKIQMLDLPGIIDGAKDGRGRGRQVIAVARTCNLLFIVLDVNKPLHHKQIIEKELEGVGIRLNKQPPDILIKKKEKGGISVTNTVPLTHISHEEVKAVMNEYRINSAEVAIRCDATVDDLIDVLESASRRYMPAVYVLNKIDSLSLEELELLYRIPNAVPISSGQEWNLDELLEVMWDRLNLVRVYTKPKGKIPDFTDPVVLRSDHCSVRDFCNQIHKSLVDDFRNALVFGSSVKHQPQFVGLNHVLEDEDVVTILKK, from the coding sequence ATGTCCACTACTGttgaaaagattaaagCGATCGAGGATGAGATGGCCAAGACTCAAAAGAACAAGGCCACCTCGTTCCACTTGGGTCAGTTGAAGGCCAAGCTGGCTAAATTGAGAAGAGAGCTGCTTACTGCGGCCTCAGCCACCGGCGGTGGTGGTGCTGGTGTTGGTTTTGACGTTGCTAGGACGGGTGTTGCCAGTGTTGGGTTCGTGGGGTTCCCATCTGTGGGGAAGTCTACTTTGCTGTCCAAGTTGACTGGTACCGAGTCTGAGGTGGCAGCTTACGAGTTCACCACGTTGGTTACTGTGCCAGGTGTTATTCGTTACAAGGGTGCCAAGATCCAAATGCTGGATTTGCCGGGTATTATTGACGGTGCCAAGGACGGTCGTGGTAGAGGTAGACAAGTCATCGCTGTGGCAAGAACGTGTAACTTGCTGTTTATTGTTTTGGACGTGAACAAGCCTTTGCATCACAAACAAATCATAGAAAAGGAATTGGAGGGTGTCGGGATCCGTCTAAACAAGCAACCACCTGATATCTTGATCaaaaagaaggaaaagGGTGGTATCTCGGTGACGAACACCGTTCCATTAACTCACATCAGCCACGAAGAAGTGAAAGCTGTCATGAACGAGTATAGAATCAACAGTGCAGAGGTTGCCATCAGATGTGACGCCACCGTtgatgatttaattgatgTGTTAGAATCGGCAAGCAGAAGGTATATGCCCGCTGTTTACGTTTTGAACAAGATCGATTCCCTTTCCTTGGAAGAATTGGAACTGTTATATAGAATTCCAAATGCTGTTCCTATTTCTTCCGGCCAAGAATGGAACTTAGACGAACTGTTGGAAGTCATGTGGGACAGATTAAACCTGGTCAGAGTATATACAAAACCAAAGGGTAAAATACCCGACTTCACAGATCCAGTTGTTTTAAGATCAGACCATTGTAGTGTTAGAGACTTTTGTAACCAAATCCATAAGTCCTTGGTTGACGATTTCAGAAATGCTCTTGTGTTTGGTAGTAGTGTCAAGCACCAACCTCAATTTGTAGGGTTGAATCACGTattagaagatgaagatgtcGTTACCAtcttaaaaaaatag
- the TFB6 gene encoding TFIIH complex subunit TFB6 (similar to Saccharomyces cerevisiae YOR352W; ancestral locus Anc_7.40) has translation MSLPDTPLHCNPDELSRLDRLKEIDESEIDELDLNPELNDNGDIDMSQDGYSESPDNKRAASVLDEDISDDVDDFKPRIDIGSPFSSQTNMVSQVNPTSSGIPTRRLSLSQQSKFITYCDEKLMSIQRKFVQSRGLNYNMSGYENLESLLKDLKSFTDFIWYSVEGIPNSDYLLKQDLYLFEKEFNMKNASLPVDRARSFGQTSYLLRIADDLLEFTEKFDLTELSLDEKTSTVSKLFKLLFILDKIFARIIDGTIPGKVKMTGTDAVRLCGIAERTRMKLPTYFETQNIQGYHFELSKIYLESLERCAT, from the coding sequence ATGTCATTACCGGATACACCTTTGCATTGCAACCCAGATGAACTATCTCGATTAGATAGACTAAAAGAAATAGATGAAAGTGAGATCGACGAGTTGGATTTGAACCCTGAGTTGAACGATAACGGAGATATAGATATGAGCCAGGATGGATATTCAGAAAGTCCTGATAACAAAAGAGCAGCTTCGGTCCTAGATGAAGATATATCGGACGATGTTGATGATTTTAAACCGCGTATAGACATAGGTTCGCCGTTTTCGTCTCAAACTAATATGGTTTCACAAGTCAATCCAACTTCATCGGGTATTCCAACAAGAAGGTTATCACTTTCACAACAGTCGAAGTTTATCACTTATTGTGATGAGAAACTAATGTCAATCCAACGTAAATTTGTTCAATCAAGAGGCTTGAATTATAACATGTCAGGTTACGAGAATTTAGAAAGTCTACTAAAAGACTTGAAATCATTCACAGACTTTATTTGGTATTCTGTTGAGGGAATACCAAACTCTGACTACTTATTAAAACAAGATCTATACTTATTTGAAAAGGAGTTCAACATGAAAAATGCGAGCTTGCCAGTCGATAGAGCAAGGTCGTTCGGTCAAACGtcatatttattaagaATCGCCgatgatttattagaatttaCTGAAAAGTTTGACCTTACGGAATTGTCATTAGACGAAAAAACCTCAACAGTttctaaattattcaaGTTATTGTTCATATTGGACAAGATTTTTGCAAGAATAATAGATGGGACAATTCCAGGTAAAGTAAAAATGACAGGTACCGATGCTGTAAGGCTCTGTGGTATAGCGGAAAGAACAAGAATGAAACTTCCAACATATTTTGAAactcaaaatattcaagGATACCATTTCGAATTaagtaaaatatatttagaaaGCTTAGAAAGATGTGCTACATAA
- the MSC6 gene encoding Msc6p (similar to Saccharomyces cerevisiae MSC6 (YOR354C); ancestral locus Anc_7.37), whose translation MLAASSKVQFLRSARLVLGVASTSIRCLSTQANSAIDVTGESVTDTVIYPMSTLAEDLNQRLLNNQEPAEVYAGLKTQLQDLNGLRYRNAESNGIHPFAKSYFLNEPLCKLLEKSSSAENSTISPYEILNTMIDYKLAKPLHFEIVMKQLLMKKEYKDVIALWVKFLESPLSNMKILENDRARSACATYLIVAYLNLPDVNVNYETVKQILQQGDDFVLPLRKIRRVTMEIYAGNMAMQEAKEAQIQNYYRDYVNTDPKLLMKELDSIISPKQSNHLTSSYAWFKSAYSTKDQIENVNVDIVAKFMEKFIFFGKEWDAIGVYNDFKKVEDIKKRNYLNKYLLLAISHGPNAKNVKLTRIVAVWNSLIKPLLKDLSEKDVVSSYNHLFQAFMTSNNAKFVQEIYEKDLTPQLKNSKILYETYLRSLLKNVEFKYSDLLKLLEDKKSLVNIETIDSTDFINDILLKLIHENQQQTFTEVYESYFTNSKKSKRKPALDIIITKLISNYKFHMSNNKNDIGDFNFLGSISQNKNRYQKVSLIFQKFINTVWDIQPVNDFFTQIKTPINSSIYSLYIKAQFDKPHGSYEVAEITFKEYIKIARSLGDHSSIIGRNFVMPMIRGITKFSLQPNNRHCITMLPVYLDFADKLDFQVNKSIFANIIFVLFKLSQERNLNQNEKTVIKQLFERIKKIDSFTINSKYLEVLNKL comes from the coding sequence ATGCTGGCTGCTTCTTCAAAGGTACAATTTTTAAGGAGTGCCCGATTGGTTTTAGGTGTGGCTTCTACTTCAATTAGATGTCTGAGCACTCAAGCTAATTCAGCTATCGATGTTACTGGTGAGTCAGTTACTGACACGGTGATATATCCAATGTCTACGCTTGCGGAGGATTTGAATCAAAGATTATTGAACAATCAGGAACCAGCCGAGGTTTATGCTGGCTTGAAAACACAGTTGCAAGATTTAAACGGCTTGAGATATAGGAATGCTGAAAGCAATGGTATTCATCCATTTGcaaaatcatattttttgaatgaaCCTTTGTGTAAGTTATTGGAGAAATCGTCCTCAGCAGAAAACTCCACTATTTCCCCTTATGAGATTCTGAATACAATGATTGATTACAAGTTGGCGAAACCTTTACATTTCGAAATCGTCATGAAACAgttattaatgaaaaaagaatataaagaCGTTATTGCACTCTGGGTAAAATTCTTGGAGTCTCCTTTATCCAACATGAAGATACTTGAAAATGACAGAGCTCGATCCGCTTGTGCAACCTATTTGATTGTTGCCTATTTGAATTTACCAGATGTTAATGTCAATTATGAGACTGTGAAACAGATTCTACAACAAGGAGATGATTTTGTTTTACCtttaagaaaaattagaCGCGTAACTATGGAAATATATGCTGGCAATATGGCTATGCAAGAAGCAAAAGAGGCACaaatacaaaattattacagGGACTATGTTAACACAGAtcctaaattattaatgaagGAACTAGATAGCATTATTTCCCCAAAACAAAGTAATCACTTAACTTCGTCATATGCCTGGTTTAAGAGCGCTTATTCCACAAAGGACCAGATCGAAAATGTCAATGTTGATATTGTAGCAAAATTTATGGAGaaatttatcttcttcGGAAAAGAATGGGACGCCATTGGAGTCTATAATGACTTCAAAAAAgttgaagatattaaaaaacgtaattatttgaataaatatttgcTTCTGGCAATAAGTCACGGTCCAAACGCCAAAAACGTCAAACTAACAAGAATTGTAGCCGTTTGGAACAGTTTGATAAAACCTCTTTTGAAAGATTTATCTGAAAAGGATGTCGTTTCTTCATATAATCATTTATTCCAAGCTTTTATGACTTCGAATAATGCCAAATTTGTTCAAGAAATCTATGAAAAGGACTTAACACCTcagttgaaaaattcaaaaattctatATGAAACTTATTTAAGATCTTTACTAAAGAATGTAGAGTTTAAATATTCTGACTTGTTAAAACTATTAGAGGATAAGAAAAGTTTGGTCAACATTGAAACGATCGATTCCACAGATTTTATCAATGACATTCTTCTAAAGCTTATTCATGAAAACCAGCAACAAACCTTTACTGAGGTATACGAAAGTTATTTTACCAACTCAAAGAAATCTAAAAGAAAACCAGCTCTAGatataattattacaaaattaatttccAATTACAAATTCCATATGtcaaacaataaaaatgatatcgGTGACTTTAATTTCTTAGGTAGTATCTCTCAGAATAAAAATCGTTATCAAAAAGTCTCTCTAATTTTCCAAAAGTTCATCAATACCGTCTGGGATATTCAACCGGTCAACGATTTTTTTACGCAAATTAAGACGCCAATCAATTCATCgatttattcattatatattaaagctCAATTCGACAAGCCTCATGGATCCTATGAGGTTGCTGAAATTacatttaaagaatatattaaaattgcaAGATCGCTAGGTGACCATTCATCCATTATTGGACGTAATTTTGTTATGCCAATGATACGAGGTATAACAAAATTTTCCTTACAACCTAACAATAGACACTGTATTACGATGTTACCTGTATACTTGGATTTCGCTGATAAATTGGATTTCCAAGTGAATAAGTCCATTTTTGCTAACATAATCtttgtattatttaaattgtcACAAGAGCGTAACCTCAATCAAAATGAGAAGACTGTCATAAAACAATTGTTCGAAAGAATCAAGAAAATTGATTCCTTCACAataaatagtaaatatttGGAAGTTCTAAATAAACTATAA
- the TPHA0N00390 gene encoding basic helix-loop-helix domain-containing protein (similar to Saccharomyces cerevisiae TYE7 (YOR344C); ancestral locus Anc_7.47): protein MIDTIFNNINSWNFSDEKHANNTIHQLGPVSSEDSNFALESSLWMEPLETIISDTVSSSRSVSPVSSSDTVPLFAQVDSLRTKEDRFAIKQENYENIIVPPVLLKSTSPITAKKRAPRKRLTTHQKQAHNKIEKRYRVNINTKIAKLQQTIPWVTSDQTAFEVSESLKKNWPGNNVQKSKISNVALPVPSSMIIPPTTRLNKSIILEKAVEYIEYLQNNEVLYEQEVQRLRSELDSEKKKNQTYKAEGR, encoded by the coding sequence ATGATCGatacaatttttaataacattaacTCATGGAACTTTTCAGATGAGAAACATGCGAATAATACAATCCATCAGTTAGGTCCTGTATCTTCAGAGGATTCAAATTTCGCCTTGGAATCTTCTTTATGGATGGAACCATTAGAGACTATAATATCTGATACAGTTTCTAGCTCAAGGTCAGTATCTCCAGTGAGCTCGTCTGATACCGTTCCATTGTTTGCCCAAGTTGATAGTTTGAGAACAAAGGAAGACAGGTTTGCTATCAAACAAGAAAACTATGAAAACATTATAGTCCCTCCAGTCCTTTTGAAATCTACGTCGCCAATAACTGCTAAGAAAAGAGCACCAAGGAAAAGACTAACGACACATCAAAAGCAAGCAcacaataaaatagaaaaaagGTATAgagtaaatataaataccaAGATTGCAAAGCTGCAACAAACTATCCCATGGGTTACTAGTGATCAAACCGCATTCGAAGTGTCAGAgtcattaaaaaaaaattggcCAGGAAATAACGTGCAGAAAAgcaaaatatcaaatgtTGCATTGCCTGTACCAAGCTCCATGATAATACCACCAACAACAAGGTTAAACAAGAGcattattttggaaaagGCGGTcgaatatattgaatacCTTCAAAATAATGAGGTTCTTTATGAACAGGAAGTTCAAAGGTTAAGATCGGAGCTGGACTcagagaaaaagaaaaaccaAACCTACAAGGCAGAGGGAAGGTAG